The stretch of DNA TCATGACGACCGTCCGAGTGATCGCCCCCTTCGTCCTCACGCTCGGCGCGTTCGTCATGCTCCACGGCGCGAGTTCGGCCGGCGGCGGCTTCCAGGGCGGCGTCATCGCCGCGACCACCGTCGTCATGCTCGGGTTCGCGTTCGGCATCGAACCCATCGCCGCCCACCTGCGCAACGAACATCTCGCCCTTCTCGTCCTCTCGGGCGTGGGTACGTTCCTGATCGTCGGGTTCGGCGGCTATCTCGTCGGCGGCAACTTCCTCCAGGTCTCCGGCTACGAAACCCTGTTCAAAGATGGTAGCAAGTACAGCATCGAACTCGTCGAGGTCGGCATCGGCGTCGTCGTCTCCGGGGTCATCACCGGCCTCTTTTTCCTGCTGGGGACGGGCGTCGACGCCGGTGCCGATGACTCCGATTCGGAGGCGGATCGATAGATGATCGACCTGATCGCGGCGAAACACGCGT from Haloplanus salinus encodes:
- a CDS encoding MnhB domain-containing protein, with protein sequence MSDSEPAPDPAVDDGVDGEGTLSRPASDRPPYVESTIIMTTVRVIAPFVLTLGAFVMLHGASSAGGGFQGGVIAATTVVMLGFAFGIEPIAAHLRNEHLALLVLSGVGTFLIVGFGGYLVGGNFLQVSGYETLFKDGSKYSIELVEVGIGVVVSGVITGLFFLLGTGVDAGADDSDSEADR